The segment TGTGgcgcgggaggagggaggagggatggACCAGCACGCGGCGACGTTGGGGGAACAAGTGCAGGCCTACGACGCAGGTGACGATCCGCCGGACCAACGCAGGCGGAACTGGGCCGGAACGGCGCAGCGACTTACGTGCGGCCCATGTTAATTGAACCGGAACGGAGATGCGGTTTACGTGCGGCCCAAGAGCAATTCTTCTAAGACGGCCTACGAGCAATCGGCTCCATATGTCAGTCACTGAAACTTCGCGGGGGTTCGAATCGTGAGATCCCCAAATTTCGATCGAGTGGTTTCCCTCCCAAACCCAAAATTTCCGAATTCCTCCCCGCGCTGCCCCTCTCCAACCCAAATCCCTTCAATTCAATTTCCCCATttcatcctcttcttcttcgtccCCTTCTCCATCTCCAAATTCCAACCCATTCCTCCCAGATCCCCAATCCTCCAATTCACCACTTCGATTGATGCGCCAATGGTGCGAGAGCTCCGCCTCGACTCCTTCTATGcgcgcctccacgccgccgccgccgcgtccgccgccgacgcatCCTCGCCGCTCCTgatcctcccctccgccgccgatgccgacgccCTCTGCGCGCTCAAGGTGCTCACCCACGTCCTCTCCGCCGACTCCATCCGCTTCTCCATCTACCCcgtcgcgtccgccgccgccgccgcctccctcctcgcctcctTCTCCGCATCCCAGCCGctctgcctcctcctcatcaactGGGGCGCCCACCGCGACCTCCGCGCCGTGCtgccccccgccgccaccgcgttcGTCGTGGATTCGCACCGCCCCATCCACCTCCACAACCTCTCGGCGGCCAACGACCGCGTCGTCGTGCTCTTCACCACTGACGACGAGCACACCGCCGATCTCTCCTACGACTTCGACGTCTCCTCCCTAGCCGATGCCTCCGACCTCTCCGCTCAGGGGGAGGCCGACGACCACCTccgcgtcgccgaggaggacgaAGATTCCGATGCTTCCGACTCGGATTCCGACGGCGAgggtgggaggaggaagaggcggcggctcTCCGACGATGCGGAGGCGGATGGCGACCCGGAGAGGCTGTTCGGGAAGCtgaggagggagtactaccgGCTCGGCACCTTCCACGGGAAGCCGTCGGGGTGCCTCATGTACGAGCTCGCCCACGCGCTGCGGAAGAACACCAACGAGCTCCTCTGGCTCGCCTGCGTCTCCCTCACCGACCAGTTCGTCCACGAGCGCATCACCAACGAGCGCTACCAGGCCGCCGTCATGGAGCTTGAGCAGCACATCAATGGATCTGGCAATCTCGATCCATCTGGCGTGGGCGCGGTGGTGACGCTCAAGGATGGCACCAAGATCCGGGCGCCGGAGGCCTCACGCATCGCCTATGAAGACGAGCCGCGGCTGATGCTGCTCCGTGAGTGGAGTCTGTTCGACTCCATGCTCTGCTCGTCGTATGTCGCGACGAAGCTCAAGACCTGGAGCGACAATGGCCTCAAGAAGCTGAAGCTGCTTCTGGCAAGGATGGGATTCCCGCTCGCCGACTGCCAGAAGAGGTTCCAGTACATGAGCATGGAGGTCAAGCGGAAGATGCGTGATGAGTTTGATCGGTTCTTGCCTGAGTATGGGCTCACCGAGTTCTATTATCGGAGTTTCTTGAGGGTGCATGGGTACCGCTCCAAGGTTTCTGCTGCAGATGTTGTTTATGGCGTCACA is part of the Oryza glaberrima chromosome 12, OglaRS2, whole genome shotgun sequence genome and harbors:
- the LOC127756695 gene encoding uncharacterized protein LOC127756695, producing MVRELRLDSFYARLHAAAAASAADASSPLLILPSAADADALCALKVLTHVLSADSIRFSIYPVASAAAAASLLASFSASQPLCLLLINWGAHRDLRAVLPPAATAFVVDSHRPIHLHNLSAANDRVVVLFTTDDEHTADLSYDFDVSSLADASDLSAQGEADDHLRVAEEDEDSDASDSDSDGEGGRRKRRRLSDDAEADGDPERLFGKLRREYYRLGTFHGKPSGCLMYELAHALRKNTNELLWLACVSLTDQFVHERITNERYQAAVMELEQHINGSGNLDPSGVGAVVTLKDGTKIRAPEASRIAYEDEPRLMLLREWSLFDSMLCSSYVATKLKTWSDNGLKKLKLLLARMGFPLADCQKRFQYMSMEVKRKMRDEFDRFLPEYGLTEFYYRSFLRVHGYRSKVSAADVVYGVTALLESLNAESKDSKGSSAAEQFWVAYSALSLSNVDQLRKGMQSAIEIQRAILRQGSSAITKTGFIRSAKKFRWVKLDDPVDTDKLCQPQALTKFCFFLMDALRERGARMKPLICACLAREPEKVLVVGVCGKPRLGAVKGNAFGNAFRSAAEEIGADYFHDMFESSWIVLDVVAVSSFMIRLTEKL